Proteins found in one Phycodurus eques isolate BA_2022a chromosome 18, UOR_Pequ_1.1, whole genome shotgun sequence genomic segment:
- the srp9 gene encoding signal recognition particle 9 kDa protein has protein sequence MPYFQTWDEFARAAEKLYLTDPMKARVVIKYRHCDGKICIKVTDNSVCLQYKTDQAQDVKKIEKLHGKLMRLMVSKETHSGTMDTD, from the exons ATGCCTTACTTTCAGACTTGGGACGAGTTTGCTCGTGCAGCAGAAAAATTGTATCTGACGGACCCCATGAAG gccagaGTGGTAATCAAGTACAGGCACTGCGACGGCAAAATTTGCATTAAAGTGACCGACAATTCCGTG TGTTTACAGTACAAGACGGACCAGGCTCAGGATGTGAAGAAAATCGAGAAGCTGCATGGCAAACTGATGAGACTGATGGTGTCCAAAGAGACGCACAGCGGCACTATGGACACGGACTAA